A genomic segment from Bradyrhizobium sp. CB1015 encodes:
- a CDS encoding glutathione S-transferase family protein — MKLYFAPGACSIGIHYLLQEIGRRFELRKVDIRNGENFQAWYTAVNPKRKVPALERADGSVLTEFPVIARYLAEQTPSAGLMPAGPETLLSASELTEFIVSTIHMQGFSRAFRPGKFAMAEADHEATQARGREIIQEGFLVVDRHLRQNTGPSFADGALFYTLFWACERLKLDVPPACAARWSEFKSRPSARRVFAAEGIDL, encoded by the coding sequence ATGAAGCTCTACTTTGCGCCCGGCGCCTGCTCGATCGGCATTCACTATCTGCTGCAAGAAATCGGGCGCCGTTTCGAATTGCGGAAGGTCGATATTCGCAACGGAGAGAATTTTCAGGCTTGGTACACAGCGGTCAATCCGAAACGCAAAGTGCCGGCGCTCGAACGTGCAGACGGGTCGGTGCTCACCGAATTCCCCGTGATCGCGCGATATCTCGCCGAACAGACGCCTTCGGCAGGCCTGATGCCGGCTGGCCCGGAGACGCTGCTGAGCGCAAGTGAGCTGACCGAGTTCATCGTTTCGACCATCCACATGCAGGGCTTCTCGCGCGCGTTTCGTCCGGGCAAATTTGCGATGGCCGAGGCGGATCATGAGGCGACCCAGGCGCGTGGCCGGGAGATCATCCAGGAAGGATTTCTCGTCGTCGATCGTCACCTGCGACAGAACACAGGGCCATCATTCGCCGATGGCGCGCTCTTCTACACTCTTTTCTGGGCTTGCGAGCGTCTCAAGCTCGACGTCCCGCCGGCGTGCGCCGCTCGGTGGAGCGAATTCAAATCTCGCCCTTCCGCGCGACGTGTGTTCGCAGCGGAAGGCATAGACCTTTAG
- a CDS encoding ABC transporter permease has protein sequence MPNSSIISAGKPQPAIVPSPLFIVRTAVAVVLVGVWLAAARAYPTLVATPQATLQRVMELISNRDLFPMMATTAGEAGIGLLLGAGLGVLLPFLVQLSARLQAVIEPFARAAVGIPKLALSPILILWFGIGLGSKIVLVALMTFFLVFVATSAGIRSIGPNLVQTVSIFGASKLEVAREVIWNSVQPFVWTALRAALPWAINAALVGEFLAAENGVGHYIEQSYNSVDIAGVYAGITLIVLIVFASDAVLMALQRRCLAWRPVDRDVVLH, from the coding sequence ATGCCGAATTCGTCAATCATCTCGGCAGGAAAGCCACAGCCGGCGATCGTTCCGTCGCCGCTATTCATTGTGCGAACAGCGGTCGCCGTCGTGCTAGTCGGGGTGTGGCTGGCGGCCGCGCGGGCATATCCGACGCTTGTCGCGACGCCGCAAGCCACGCTCCAGAGAGTCATGGAGCTAATATCGAACCGGGATCTCTTCCCGATGATGGCGACAACTGCAGGAGAGGCTGGCATAGGGCTCCTATTGGGTGCGGGTCTCGGTGTTTTGCTGCCGTTTCTCGTCCAACTGTCGGCGCGGCTTCAGGCGGTCATCGAGCCGTTCGCCCGAGCAGCCGTCGGAATTCCTAAGCTGGCGCTGAGTCCCATTCTAATACTCTGGTTCGGTATCGGCCTTGGATCGAAGATTGTGCTCGTTGCTTTGATGACCTTCTTCCTGGTCTTCGTCGCGACATCAGCCGGAATACGATCCATCGGCCCGAACCTCGTCCAGACAGTATCGATCTTCGGTGCAAGCAAGCTCGAAGTGGCGCGCGAGGTGATCTGGAATAGCGTCCAGCCGTTCGTGTGGACGGCGCTGCGGGCCGCGCTTCCATGGGCCATCAATGCCGCGCTTGTTGGCGAGTTTCTCGCGGCTGAAAACGGCGTAGGTCATTACATCGAGCAATCCTACAACTCCGTGGACATTGCGGGCGTCTATGCCGGCATAACCTTGATCGTACTCATCGTCTTCGCGTCCGACGCAGTGCTCATGGCTTTGCAGCGGCGTTGTCTTGCGTGGCGTCCGGTCGATCGGGATGTCGTTTTGCATTAA
- a CDS encoding ABC transporter ATP-binding protein → MRLNGSKPLLDVCNLGKRFREQSKDGNRWVVEGMSFALYEGEFVTLIGPSGSGKSTLLNMIAQIDIPSKGEIRFRGEVINDSSRIKPSPGCGGRIGYVMQDDNLLPWRTLRENVEYPLMVQGRLNRETRARVDELIATVGLGGFEGYYPHQLSGGMRKRASIIRTLAYDPPVILMDEPFGALDAESRLHIQSDLVKLWQRGEKTILFVTHDINEAIALGDRTITLTKSPACVRGEHVIDIPRPRALDSIVTAPQFPGLFSRIRAQV, encoded by the coding sequence ATGAGACTGAACGGTAGTAAGCCGCTCCTGGATGTTTGCAATCTCGGCAAACGCTTCCGAGAACAGAGCAAAGACGGCAATCGCTGGGTCGTCGAGGGCATGTCGTTTGCGCTCTACGAAGGTGAGTTTGTCACGCTGATCGGACCATCAGGCTCCGGCAAATCGACATTGCTCAACATGATCGCCCAGATCGATATTCCTTCGAAAGGAGAGATCAGGTTTCGCGGCGAAGTCATCAATGACTCGAGCCGCATCAAGCCGTCTCCGGGATGCGGCGGTCGCATCGGATATGTGATGCAGGACGATAATCTTTTGCCCTGGCGGACTCTGCGGGAGAATGTCGAGTATCCCCTCATGGTCCAGGGTCGGCTCAACAGAGAGACCAGGGCGCGCGTCGACGAATTGATCGCGACAGTGGGGCTCGGTGGCTTCGAAGGATACTACCCTCACCAACTTTCCGGTGGCATGCGCAAGCGTGCGTCCATCATCAGAACGCTGGCCTACGATCCGCCGGTCATCCTGATGGACGAGCCATTCGGGGCGCTCGACGCCGAATCTCGGCTCCATATTCAGTCGGATCTGGTCAAGTTGTGGCAACGAGGAGAGAAAACGATCCTGTTCGTCACCCACGACATCAATGAGGCGATCGCCCTTGGAGACCGGACGATAACGTTGACGAAGTCGCCCGCCTGCGTCCGAGGCGAACACGTCATCGATATCCCGCGGCCCAGAGCCCTCGATAGCATCGTGACGGCCCCGCAGTTCCCGGGCCTGTTTAGCCGGATCAGGGCGCAAGTTTGA